AGAGGCCAAAGAAGGCTATGCTGTTACTCCATGAACAAGAGCCTGTTCACGCCTTTCTGTAGGGGCTGTCTACAGAAAAGAGGGGTGACTACCCACTACTCCTACAGTATTTTCTGGCCAGTCCCTGCACCTCATTCGAGAAGCTCCCTGATATCCATGAGGGGAGAGCATCCATAATGTTGGCACAGGAGTCTATGCCTCTGTGGTTCGTGCTGAGGTGAAGACCACGGTTTTCCGGTTTCCTAGCCTCTTCTTCCTAGAAGGGGGAATGGTTCATGAAAATGACTAGTATTAAAGGTGGAATAGAGTGCTTcctagtaggaaaaaaaaggaccaaagaaatgaaaagtaggaCCTCACCGAATCTTCCTGGCAATGAAATAAACAGCcaacagaaggcagagacagcCAACCAAGATTCCCACTCCCAGACTCAGCATTTCGcctgggagagagaaacagaaggtgTCATCCTGGGACTAACAGATAATGAGACTTTCCCTCACGTGAAGCCCCTGGCCCCTCCTACCTGGCTGTCTTACCTGTAGTATACAAGGATCCCACTGTAAGGGAAGAAGACACTGGTCAGTGGGCCTTGCGTTCCCCATCACAGCTGGAAGCAgcacactctccctctgtgctggGGAAGATCATCTGGCACTCAGGGGTGGAGGGATTCCTGGTCCAAGCAAGTCCCCTTCCCCTTCTagccttcttttttctcctccgaGGGTCTCCCATTTTCCTGTCCTGCCATTGAGTCCCCCAACTCCTGTCTCCTTTTCCAAGCCCTGTGCAGTCACCTTGGATGAAAGAAGCAAAGACTGTTCGCTGATTGAGAGGCTGGGGGGCTCGGTAGTTCCGTACCAGTAGCTTAGAGGGCTCTTCTTCCGTGGAAAACAGCGTTTCCTGAAGCTCTTCCAGCTGAGGAGTAGAAGAGTGGGATTAGGGAGAAATGTCACTCACTTTGTGGAATGGGAATGGGTCTGAGGCTCTAACCATGACCCTGCTGCCTCACCTCTCCACCGCTCACCTGTCCCATGGAAATCTGAGCCCTTCGATTGAAGACTGTCCAGAGCACACTCTGGTAGCAGGGGGGTGTGGTGAGCGAGCCATTGTAGCGGAAGAACTGGTTCAGCTGTGGGGGGAGCAGCTCTCCCACATTGAAGGGAGGCACTGAAGTCTTCTGATCTGGGGGAGAAGAGACTGGGACTCTTCTCCCCCTCATTGTACCCCAGCTTACCCAGATAGGGCTCCCAGAAGCCAAACTTCTGGCTCCTAACTTACTGTCATCCCTGGCCTCATAGGCCTTTGTGAGGAAGTGCCCCCTGAAGTCTAATCTCAGGCTCACCTTTATGCCTGATTTCATGCAGGTGACTCAGAATATGTTCATAAACTGGATTCTTAGCCTCACCCACCTGGAAAGGGAGAGAGTATGGAATGAGTCCACGTTTGGAGTAAGGTgttcacagagagaaaaaatgatCAGAGTGGGCTGCTACCCAGCTAAGGGTGAGTGAGCAGCAAGAGACATGGACAGAATTGGATTGAGGGGTGGGGACAGTGTAGAGAGGCTGGGAGGGATTGGGGACCACTGACCTCAATGAGGATGCCCAAGACAGCCAGGCCCTGCGGCTCTGGAGCAGCCTCGCTCAAGCTGTCATAGGAGTCAGAATCATAATGTACAATGTGGAGctaagggaggggagaggaatgaAATCATTCAATGTTCCTCCACCACCCCTTTCCAAAGGCTTTGACCCCAGCCGCCAccacacaccaccaccacaaccaccacaATATCCAGCATGCCCTAAACCTGTCCCACAAAAGTTGGCCTTATCCTCCGAGGATGACTTTTCCCAGTTTCCAGAGCCTTCCTTTCCCTGGCACCAACCATGTCCTAGGGCAAGCTTTGCTCCCTGGTACCTCGGCCGCTGTGGCTTCACCGTTGATCTGGTGCTCTGATCCCCCCAGGGATCCTGTCTCACCCCAGTGTAGGTGAAGCTGGGCAGCTACATATTTTCGGGGAAGTCCCTCCAGATACATGGTAGGGGGCAGAGAGAGTTGTACTGTAAGGAAAAGAGAGCAAGCTCAAGTCGGTGGGGAAGTGTGGTCACATTCTCACTCCTCCATAGCCACTGCTCCTTGGGAGACTTGGCCAGCCTTTTCTGCCTCCCTCCGCTAGCAGCACCCAGTCCTTCTCACCACTGCTTTTCTAGCATCTCTTCCCCCTTTTCAATGAGGATCAAGTTGACGTTATGATGCTAAATCCACAGACTGTAGACATTCACTCCCCGCCTTTGGCTATAAGGAGCTTCATCCCCATTCTTGCATCTCCAAATTTCTAGATAAAGCCATCTGAGAATTTAGAAGTTAGGCAAATGCTTCTTTCCTCAGACTCCTTAGATTGGAACTGGAATTTATGCCTCCTTGGAGCCTGGGCTTTTTACCTGTATGGCCATTATTGTGCAGGTCCAAAGGCTCAGTGCTAGGCTGGTCGTATCCCTGGAGCTGCAGAGCAGGCAACTCGGGGTCAAAGGTCACACTGTCAGTCTGGATATCGATGGGGGATTGGGCATTGCTGCCACACTCCGGGTGAGAGGCTGGCCAGTGGTCTTGACCGTGTGGGCCTAGTGGGGATTACCATGGACATCTGTCCTGCCCTTCAAGCATCCTGCATCCTGCAGGATGTCCCCCACTCCCGACCCAGGCAAAGACCCCAGTGGGTGCAGGGCTTGGTGAGGCAGGGGTCCCTGCTGGACTGGCTGCTGCAGCACCCTTCACCTTCCCTGAGGCACTgatgaatcccagctctgctatcCTGATAGCAGGAAAGTAGTGGCTTTTACTTTTCTGTAGTTTGGGGATAGAAAActgaagaaggaaaagggaatgGATAGAAGACCTGCATGCTGGAGAGGTGAGTCTAGAATAGAAGTAGGGAAGCTGGGGAAGCAAAAATGATCCTTGAAAGAGGAAGTCTCCTTGGGGGCGCCCCTATTAAGTGGCCTCAGGATTCCATTCCCTTACTGACTTTCCACCACTCA
This region of Vulpes vulpes isolate BD-2025 chromosome 8, VulVul3, whole genome shotgun sequence genomic DNA includes:
- the CA14 gene encoding carbonic anhydrase 14 isoform X1 encodes the protein MLFFSLLLEVIWILAAEGGQQHWTYAGPHGQDHWPASHPECGSNAQSPIDIQTDSVTFDPELPALQLQGYDQPSTEPLDLHNNGHTVQLSLPPTMYLEGLPRKYVAAQLHLHWGETGSLGGSEHQINGEATAAELHIVHYDSDSYDSLSEAAPEPQGLAVLGILIEVGEAKNPVYEHILSHLHEIRHKDQKTSVPPFNVGELLPPQLNQFFRYNGSLTTPPCYQSVLWTVFNRRAQISMGQVSGGELEELQETLFSTEEEPSKLLVRNYRAPQPLNQRTVFASFIQVGSLYTTGEMLSLGVGILVGCLCLLLAVYFIARKIRKKRLGNRKTVVFTSARTTEA
- the CA14 gene encoding carbonic anhydrase 14 isoform X3, which produces MLFFSLLLEVIWILAAEGGPHGQDHWPASHPECGSNAQSPIDIQTDSVTFDPELPALQLQGYDQPSTEPLDLHNNGHTVQLSLPPTMYLEGLPRKYVAAQLHLHWGETGSLGGSEHQINGEATAAELHIVHYDSDSYDSLSEAAPEPQGLAVLGILIEVGEAKNPVYEHILSHLHEIRHKDQKTSVPPFNVGELLPPQLNQFFRYNGSLTTPPCYQSVLWTVFNRRAQISMGQVSGGELEELQETLFSTEEEPSKLLVRNYRAPQPLNQRTVFASFIQVGSLYTTGEMLSLGVGILVGCLCLLLAVYFIARKIRKKRLGNRKTVVFTSARTTEA
- the CA14 gene encoding carbonic anhydrase 14 isoform X2, yielding MLFFSLLLEVIWILAAEGGQQHWTYAGPHGQDHWPASHPECGSNAQSPIDIQTDSVTFDPELPALQLQGYDQPSTEPLDLHNNGHTVQLSLPPTMYLEGLPRKYVAAQLHLHWGETGSLGGSEHQINGEATAAELHIVHYDSDSYDSLSEAAPEPQGLAVLGILIEVGEAKNPVYEHILSHLHEIRHKDQKTSVPPFNVGELLPPQLNQFFRYNGSLTTPPCYQSVLWTVFNRRAQISMGQLEELQETLFSTEEEPSKLLVRNYRAPQPLNQRTVFASFIQVGSLYTTGEMLSLGVGILVGCLCLLLAVYFIARKIRKKRLGNRKTVVFTSARTTEA